A stretch of Lathyrus oleraceus cultivar Zhongwan6 chromosome 6, CAAS_Psat_ZW6_1.0, whole genome shotgun sequence DNA encodes these proteins:
- the LOC127097978 gene encoding tetraspanin-6 produces the protein MYRFSNTVIGFLNLLTLLASIPIIGAGLWMARSSTTCENFLQTPLLVIGFIVLVISLAGFIGACFHVACALWLYLVIMLLLIAALLGVTVFGFGVTSKGGGVEVPGRSYSEYHLMDYSPWLKKRIENPRYWNTLRNCILGSKTCDKLASWTPLDYMQNDMSPIQSGCCKPPTACNYNMEAVMLNQDSDCYKWNNAPTVLCYDCDSCKAGVLENLRRNWHKLSVLIVSMLVLLIGIYSIGCCAFRNARRAQTDYPYGENRMTKVRPRWDYHWWRWLHDRKEQLY, from the exons ATGTATAGGTTTAGCAACACAGTGATAGGGTTCTTAAACTTGTTAACACTATTAGCATCCATACCAATAATTGGAGCAGGATTATGGATGGCAAGAAGCAGCACAACTTGTGAAAATTTTCTCCAAACACCCCTTCTTGTAATAGGTTTTATTGTACTTGTGATATCATTAGCTGGTTTCATTGGTGCTTGTTTTCATGTAGCATGTGCACTATGGTTGTATTTGGTGATTATGTTGTTGCTAATAGCAGCACTATTGGGTGTAACTGTGTTTGGCTTTGGTGTGACTAGTAAAGGTGGTGGTGTTGAAGTTCCTGGTAGATCTTATAGTGAGTATCATCTCATGGATTATTCACCATGGTTGAAGAAAAGAATAGAAAACCCTAGGTATTGGAATACTTTAAGGAATTGTATTTTGGGTTCTAAAACTTGTGACAAACTTGCTTCTTGGACTCCTTTGGATTATATGCAGAATGATATGTCTCCAATACAG TCAGGATGTTGTAAGCCACCAACAGCTTGCAACTACAACATGGAAGCAGTGATGCTGAATCAAGACTCAGATTGCTACAAATGGAACAATGCACCAACAGTGCTATGTTATGATTGTGATTCATGCAAAGCTGGTGTACTTGAAAACTTAAGAAGGAATTGGCATAAATTATCGGTTCTCATAGTCTCGATGCTTGTTCTTCTCATAGGGATTTACTCCATAGGCTGTTGTGCTTTCAGAAATGCAAGAAGAGCTCAAACGGATTATCCGTATGGCGAAAATCGAATGACCAAAGTTCGACCAAGATGGGATTATCATTG GTGGAGATGGTTGCATGACAGGAAAGAACAGCTTTATTAG